The Neurospora crassa OR74A linkage group IV, whole genome shotgun sequence genome has a segment encoding these proteins:
- a CDS encoding 2-oxoglutarate-dependent ethylene/succinate-forming enzyme, translating into MSCLATRSVLPLGRRLITSRARLSTAALGSLDIGSGNGMSMPPGFNIDVARQPNKQPRIQSPGKIGTVADKIHARDDLGKTMPPNFKAQVAHLDTFELPEKITGSASDRALGKAIIDTWRYEGIIQIAQSDLQKKLWNDAKAASKRFFRKPAAEKAACVDSQSYAGYIASGEEVTDGIADYSEIFTITKDLDLEEPRVRAKWPCHGPCPWPDVEMKEPMMRYVDNLGLEGEKILQLAEFGLGVAPGTLTQYTRDGWHHTRVLRFPPRNATNGKGKEGRGIGSHTDYGLLVIAAQDDVGGLFIRRPRDDEKFANWQKSAAGHKEDADGWFYIPPVEGVHTVILGDMMQYLTNNYLTATPHKVGLNTRERFVMAYFHEPSFQAVIKPINEGCGGMRTASEQAEEGVHYGTHFTNMFMRNYPDRITTKRLLAENRYAKLSKPELRTMDVMPAPELD; encoded by the exons ATGAGTTGCCTCGCTACCCGCTCTGTTTTGCCTCTTGGCCGCCGTCTCATCACTAGCCGCGCTCGCCTTAGTACCGCCGCGTTGGGCTCACTCGATATTGGATCCGGCAATGGCATGTCCATGCCGCCTGGTTTCAATATCGACGTCGCTCGCCAGCCCAACAAGCAGCCCAGGATCCAATCACCGGGCAAGATCGGTACCGTCGCCGACAAAATCCATGCTCGCGATGATTTGGGCAAGACCATGCCACCCAATTTCAAGGCCCAAGTCGCCCACCTCGACACCTTTGAACTCCCAGAGAAAATCACGGGCTCTGCTAGCGACCGCGCACTTGGCAAGGCCATCATTGACACTTGGCGCTACGAGGGAATCATCCAAATCGCTCAGAGTGATCTGCAGAAGAAGCTATGGAACGACGCCAAGGCCGCCAGCAAGCGCTTCTTCCGGAAGCCCGCGGCCGAGAAGGCGGCTTGTGTTGACTCGCAGAGTTATGCCGGATATATTGCATCCGGCGAGGAGGTGACGGACGGCATCGCTGACTACTCGGAGatcttcaccatcaccaaggatCTCGACCTGGAGGAGCCGCGCGTCCGGGCAAAGTGGCCCTGCCACGGTCCTTGCCCCTGGCCTGATGTGGAAATGAAGGAGCCCATGATGCGATACGTCGACAATTTAGGGCTCGAGGGCGAGAAGATCCTCCAGTTGGCCGAGTTTGGTTTGGGTGTTGCTCCCGGTACACTCACACAGTACACGCGTGATGGTTGGCATCATACAAGGGTCCTTCG TTTCCCACCCCGCAACGCTACCAATGGAAAGGGCAAGGAAGGCCGAGGCATCGGCTCGCACACGGACTATGGCCTTCTCGTCATCGCCGCCCAGGACGACGTTGGTGGTCTCTTCATCCGCCGCCCTCGGGACGACGAGAAGTTTGCAAACTGGCAGAAATCCGCCGCCGGCCATAAGGAGGACGCAGACGGATGGTTCTACATCCCGCCCGTCGAAGGGGTGCACACAGTCATCCTTGGCGATATGATGCAGTACCTGACGAACAACTACCTGACCGCGACGCCGCACAAGGTGGGACTCAACACCCGCGAGCGTTTCGTTATGGCTTACTTCCATGAGCCTTCTTTCCAAGCTGTCATCAAGCCTATCAACGAGGGTTGCGGAGGCATGCGGACCGCCTCTGAGCAGGCCGAGGAGGGCGTCCATTACGGTACCCACTTCACCAACATGTTCATGCGCAACTATCCAGatcgcatcaccaccaagagGCTGTTGGCGGAGAACCGCTATGCGAAGCTGTCGAAGCCGGAATTGAGGACCATGGATGTCATGCCCGCGCCTGAGCTCGATTGA
- the anx14 gene encoding annexin XIV, with protein sequence MSNPIDYFEFFSTLNYFFLLCSQRRVSSKNTLLEFAFFTFSIYRLYTNPAPPFVTITSSRAKASLNQQEYRPSLCWELHPQCPTQATLQRRLMAVSGKENSTYIVLSSRLILDHAEPPPQGGGYYQQPPPQQHHQQPPYGGPPPHAHYNTYQQPQQGYGQPPPGPPPGQYGAPPPQPYGAPAHSPPPGTYGAAPPPSPSYYPLGPPPAGYGAPPPHGYGQPPGPPPQQSYGAVPPTPTAYTPQPYAVQYPPTPPSPGYGPAMNIPWNPDPDADRLRKAMKGWGTDEKELIRVLADKDPFQINMLRDAFQRRHRRDLIADIKSETSSWFEEGLVMLARGPLLNDVHMLFNAMDGAGTNEDILNDILLRRSNADLKAIKAEFSRVCHRPLEEMVRGELSMKTERHFMIVLGATRAEDSAPVVKADIDRDVDDLYNATEGKIGTDEMRVCSILSLRNDNQIRAISYEYRQKYARDLDTVIQKEFSGHMKDALLIQLRHGTDKYMLQARLLEDAMAGMGTKDRLLTSRLVRAHWDRNNMRNVRNAYEQRYKKKLAKRVQGETSGDYQRLLMAICGEPI encoded by the exons atgtcAAACCCGATTGATTACTTTGAATTCTTTTCAACTCTGAACTATTTCTTTCTGCTTTGCTCCCAGAGACGCGTGTCATCAAAAAACACTCTTCTTGAGTTTGCTTTCTTCACTTTCTCCATCTATCGGTTGTACACCAACCCCGCCCCGCCTTTTGTAACCATCACCTCTAGCCGAGCCAAGGCATCGCTTAACCAACAGGAATATCGACCATCATTGTGTTGGGAATTGCACCCACAATGTCCTACCCAGGCTACCCTCCAGCGTCGCCTTATGGCCGTAagtggaaaagaaaacagcACCTACATAGTTTTGTCTTCACGACTAATCCTAGACCATGCAgagccaccaccacaaggAGGCGGATATTATcaacagcctcctcctcagcagcatCATCAGCAACCTCCATATGGTGGACCTCCGCCTCATGCTCACTACAACACCTACCAGCAACCACAACAAGGATATGGACAACCACCGCCCGGGCCGCCGCCGGGGCAGTACGGCGCACCCCCTCCACAGCCCTATGGTGCTCCGGCTCATTCCCCACCACCCGGGACGTATGGtgctgctcctcccccgAGCCCCTCGTATTACCCGCTCGGGCCTCCACCGGCCGGTTACGGCGCACCACCGCCTCACGGTTACGGACAGCCTCCCGGTCCGCCCCCTCAGCAATCCTATGGGGCCGTACCGCCCACACCCACAGCGTACACGCCCCAGCCCTACGCCGTGCAGTACCCGCCGACACCCCCTTCGCCCGGATATGGCCCTGCGATGAATATCCCATGGAACCCCGACCCGGACGCGGATAGGCTAAGAAAAGCCATGAAGGGATGGGGCACGGATGAAAAGGAGCTGATCCGGGTTCTGGCCGACAAGGACCCTTTCCAGATCAATATGCTCCGCGATGCGTTTCAACGGCGCCACCGCCGCGATCTTATCGCCGACATCAAGAGCGAGACGAGCAGCTGGTTTGAGGAAGGGCTCGTCATGCTTGCCCGGGGTCCTCTTCTCAATGACGTGCACATGCTGTTCAATGCCATGGATGGGGCAGGCACCAACGAAGACATCCTAAACgatatcctcctccgccggTCCAACGCCGACCTGAAGGCCATCAAAGCCGAATTTAGTCGAGTTTGCCATCGGCCACTGGAGGAAATGGTGCGCGGCGAACTGAGCATGAAGACGGAACGGCACTTTATGATTGTGCTCGGTGCCACACGTGCAGAAGATTCGGCTCCAGTGGTGAAGGCGGACATTGACCGCGATGTCGATGATCTCTACAACGCGACGGAGGGCAAGATTGGCACAGACGAGATGCGCGTATGCAGCATTCTGAGCTTGAGGAATGACAACCAGATCCGTGCCATTTCCTACGAATACAGGCAAAAGTACGCCAGGGATCTCGATACTGTCATCCAAAAG GAGTTTTCGGGACACATGAAAGACGCCCTTCTCATCCAGCTACGCCACGGTACTGACAAGTACATGCTGCAGGCCCGGCTCCTCGAGGATGCCATGGCAGGAATGGGGACAAAAGACCGTCTCCTCACCAGCCGTCTGGTGCGGGCTCACTGGGATCGCAACAACATGCGAAACGTGAGGAACGCGTACGAGCAGCGttacaagaagaagctggccAAGAGAGTGCAGGGGGAGACCAGCGGTGATTATCAGAGGCTTTTGATGGCGATTTGTGGAGAACCTATTTGA
- the anx14 gene encoding annexin XIV, variant gives MSYPGYPPASPYGQPPPQGGGYYQQPPPQQHHQQPPYGGPPPHAHYNTYQQPQQGYGQPPPGPPPGQYGAPPPQPYGAPAHSPPPGTYGAAPPPSPSYYPLGPPPAGYGAPPPHGYGQPPGPPPQQSYGAVPPTPTAYTPQPYAVQYPPTPPSPGYGPAMNIPWNPDPDADRLRKAMKGWGTDEKELIRVLADKDPFQINMLRDAFQRRHRRDLIADIKSETSSWFEEGLVMLARGPLLNDVHMLFNAMDGAGTNEDILNDILLRRSNADLKAIKAEFSRVCHRPLEEMVRGELSMKTERHFMIVLGATRAEDSAPVVKADIDRDVDDLYNATEGKIGTDEMRVCSILSLRNDNQIRAISYEYRQKYARDLDTVIQKEFSGHMKDALLIQLRHGTDKYMLQARLLEDAMAGMGTKDRLLTSRLVRAHWDRNNMRNVRNAYEQRYKKKLAKRVQGETSGDYQRLLMAICGEPI, from the exons ATGTCCTACCCAGGCTACCCTCCAGCGTCGCCTTATGGCC agccaccaccacaaggAGGCGGATATTATcaacagcctcctcctcagcagcatCATCAGCAACCTCCATATGGTGGACCTCCGCCTCATGCTCACTACAACACCTACCAGCAACCACAACAAGGATATGGACAACCACCGCCCGGGCCGCCGCCGGGGCAGTACGGCGCACCCCCTCCACAGCCCTATGGTGCTCCGGCTCATTCCCCACCACCCGGGACGTATGGtgctgctcctcccccgAGCCCCTCGTATTACCCGCTCGGGCCTCCACCGGCCGGTTACGGCGCACCACCGCCTCACGGTTACGGACAGCCTCCCGGTCCGCCCCCTCAGCAATCCTATGGGGCCGTACCGCCCACACCCACAGCGTACACGCCCCAGCCCTACGCCGTGCAGTACCCGCCGACACCCCCTTCGCCCGGATATGGCCCTGCGATGAATATCCCATGGAACCCCGACCCGGACGCGGATAGGCTAAGAAAAGCCATGAAGGGATGGGGCACGGATGAAAAGGAGCTGATCCGGGTTCTGGCCGACAAGGACCCTTTCCAGATCAATATGCTCCGCGATGCGTTTCAACGGCGCCACCGCCGCGATCTTATCGCCGACATCAAGAGCGAGACGAGCAGCTGGTTTGAGGAAGGGCTCGTCATGCTTGCCCGGGGTCCTCTTCTCAATGACGTGCACATGCTGTTCAATGCCATGGATGGGGCAGGCACCAACGAAGACATCCTAAACgatatcctcctccgccggTCCAACGCCGACCTGAAGGCCATCAAAGCCGAATTTAGTCGAGTTTGCCATCGGCCACTGGAGGAAATGGTGCGCGGCGAACTGAGCATGAAGACGGAACGGCACTTTATGATTGTGCTCGGTGCCACACGTGCAGAAGATTCGGCTCCAGTGGTGAAGGCGGACATTGACCGCGATGTCGATGATCTCTACAACGCGACGGAGGGCAAGATTGGCACAGACGAGATGCGCGTATGCAGCATTCTGAGCTTGAGGAATGACAACCAGATCCGTGCCATTTCCTACGAATACAGGCAAAAGTACGCCAGGGATCTCGATACTGTCATCCAAAAG GAGTTTTCGGGACACATGAAAGACGCCCTTCTCATCCAGCTACGCCACGGTACTGACAAGTACATGCTGCAGGCCCGGCTCCTCGAGGATGCCATGGCAGGAATGGGGACAAAAGACCGTCTCCTCACCAGCCGTCTGGTGCGGGCTCACTGGGATCGCAACAACATGCGAAACGTGAGGAACGCGTACGAGCAGCGttacaagaagaagctggccAAGAGAGTGCAGGGGGAGACCAGCGGTGATTATCAGAGGCTTTTGATGGCGATTTGTGGAGAACCTATTTGA
- the div-4 gene encoding cell division protein kinase, protein MSHSPPESPGMSWKQSLTASERYDNIQKLQQFVAAAGLSENAFALEKNAYESARTREEYDEFCNQSLFGSSEADQAATAVSNEQDEDGNAEVDPGVTIGDYQNCYYITSGVTADVYRAGDRALKVIVETRNIEPHNPTREAKLLGLLSKPCIPLLDTFRDYEQRLVLVFPYMPLTLESLRERAPLKDSQIRIIFKDVFTALASLHSQGIIHRDVKPSAILLESPTGPAYLSDFGASWHPTLSAATEPADNKILDIGTGPYRAPEVLFGNHSYGPPVDMWGAGVMLAECCRRGANKHLFESRAVHEDGNQLGLILSIFKTIGSPTRESWPEAVSFRTPPFDIYREFERRSWDKILPDVTEDWRELISGLVKYDSGRATAEQALRYRCMNET, encoded by the exons ATGTCCCATTCTCCTCCTGAGAGTCCCGGGATGAGCTGGAAACAAAGCCTGACGGCCTCAGAACGATACGACAATATCCAGAAACT ACAGCAGTTTGTGGCCGCGGCAGGACTGAGTGAAAACGCCTTTGCCCTGGAGAAAAACGCCTATGAATCTGCACGCACCAGGGAGGAGTATGATGAGTTTTGCAACCAGTCCCTTTTTGGATCTTCTGAGGCAGATCAGGCCGCAACGGCTGTGTCTAACGAACaggatgaagatgggaaCGCCGAAGTGGATCCTGGAGTTACCATTGGTGACTATCAAAACTGCTACTACATTACGAGCGGCGTGACTGCCGATGTCTACAGAGCCGGCGACAGGGCGCTCAAGGTCATCGTCGAGACTAGAAACATTGAGCCTCACAATCCAACACGAGAGGCAAAGCTCCTGGGCCTCTTAAGCAAGCCATGCATCCCTTTGCTCGACACCTTTCGAGACTACGAGCAGCGTCTGGTCTTAGTCTTTCCATACATGCCGCTGACTCTTGAGAGCCTCCGGGAGCGGGCGCCTCTCAAAGACAGCCAAATCCGCATCATTTTCAAGGATGTCTTTACTGCTTTGGCCTCTTTACATAGCCAGGGAATCATTCACCGCGATGTCAAGCCTTCGGCTATTCTCCTTGAATCCCCCACAGGGCCAGCCTACCTTTCCGACTTTGGAGCGTCCTGGCATCCGACCCTGTCAGCAGCCACGGAGCCCGCAGACAACAAGATCTTGGATATTGGTACCGGCCCCTACCGAGCCCCCGAAGTCTTGTTCGGGAATCACTCGTATGGGCCTCCTGTCGACATGTGGGGGGCAGGCGTGATGCTTGCCGAGTGCTGCAGAAGAGGGGCGAACAAGCACCTATTCGAGTCACGAGCTGTGCATGAGGACGGGAATCAACTGGGTCTCATTCTTAGCATATTCAAGACCATTGGGTCACCTACGAGGGAGAGCTGGCCCGAGGCCGTGAGCTTTAGGACGCCTCCCTTTGACATCTACCGCGAGTTCGAACGTCGCTCATGGGACAAAATTCTTCCGGATGTAACTGAGGATTGGAGGGAACTGATAAGTGGCCTTGTGAAGTATGATAGCGGAAGAGCTACGGCGGAACAG GCACTCCGATACCGCTGTATGAATGAAACGTAa